AGGCGGTGAAGTGGCTGCGGGAGTCGGCGGTCTCGGGCTACCACCTCTATCCGCGCTACACGCGCGATGCCTTCCTGAACCGCATCCGGCAGGCGCCCGAGTTCATCCACTTTCTTGCCGAGATGAAGGCGGAGAACGATCGATACCGACGCGAGTTTCCGTAGCTGCGACGCGGCGCGGCCGCGGCTTGAGCGCCCAGCCCGTGCCGACACGAAGGCCTGATCGGTTCGGGCCGGCCCCGCGCTGTCCTTTCTCGCCTAGCGTGCCTCCTCGAAACTCCAGTTGACGCCGCTGCCCGACGAGCCGTTCGCCCATTCCCTCGGCGCCTTCTCGGGGCGGCCGGTGGCGATCGAGATCGAATTCGACGCGGAGGTCGCCGCCTGCGTCGGGGCGCGCGACTGGCATCGCTCGCAGGAGATCCGCACTCGCGACAATGGGTCGATCGTGATGCGGCTCGCCGTCTGCGACGACCGACCGCTGCGATCGTGGATTCTCGGGTTCGGCGGCGCCGCGCGCGTCGTCGCGCCCGTGTCGCTGGCGCGCGACATCTACGAAGAGTTCGACGCCGGCCGCGAGCGCTATATGCCGCGCTTGCCCTTCGACGCGCTGCCGCCGCTGCGGCCGGCGCCCGTCAAGATGGACCTGGAGGACGCGCAGCTATCGTTCGCCGCCAGGCTTGCTTGAAAACCGGCGTCAGGTCCGTGCGTGACCGCGGTCGACACGTGCAGCTCGTTCACCGCGACAGCGATTTGATCAGTCGGTATTGGAACTCGAGTCCCTCGAAGTACTGCTTGACCCCGACTCGTTCGTCGCGCCCATGCATGCGGACGTCGTCGACGTCGCCGAACGTGCCGTCGATGCCGAACGTCGGAATGCCGGCGTTGCGCAGGAACAGCCCGTCAGTGGCGCCCGTGCTCATCACCGGCACCACGACCACTCCCGGGAACATCGCGGTGGTGAGCGTCTCGACCGAGGTCATCATGTCTTCGCGAAGGGGCGCCGGTGGACTCGGCTTGGCGTCGTCGACGAAAGCGACGGTGATCTGTGGATCGGCGAGGACCTTCTCGAGCGTCGCCTTCACCGCGTCGGGCGACGCGCCAGGCAGAATGCGGCAGTTCACGTTCGCCGTCGCCAGCTGCGGCAGCGCGTTGTTGGCGTGGCCGCCAGCCAGCCGCGTCGCCACGCACGTCGTCCGCATCATCGAGTTCCAGTACGGGAGCCGCGCCGCGAGGCGCGCCGCGGCCGCCAGATCCGGCGTAGGCTGCGACACGGCGCGCATGTCGGCCGCCGTCGCCTGATCCGCCTCCACCTGCGCCGAACGCGCAAAGTAGGTGCGGGTTACCGCATTCAACTCGATCGGGAACTCCCAGCCGCCGAGCCGCGCCAGCCCCTCGGCGAGATGCGTGATCGCGTTGTCTTTCACCGGCAGCGAGCTATGGCCGCCGGCGTTGGTCACGGCCAGATGGAAATCCAGGTAGACCTTCTCGCTGGCCTGCACCTCGTTCGTCAGGTACTTCCCCTTTCGCATCGTGCCGCCGCCGCCTTCGTTCACGGCGTACTCCGCGTCGATGAGATCGCGGTGGTTCTTGACCAGCCAGTCGAC
The Vicinamibacterales bacterium genome window above contains:
- a CDS encoding M20/M25/M40 family metallo-hydrolase, encoding MRFIAAAVLFTALVAGPASAQSGPNDQRARAIYKELVEINTTDTPAGSVTKAAEAMAARLKAAGFAEADIHLLGPDPRKFNLVARYRGTGAKRPLLLLAHLDVVEAKREDWSFDPFVFREQDGWFYGRGTSDDKSMASQFVANLIRLKEEGFTPDRDLILALTADEEGGDFNGVDWLVKNHRDLIDAEYAVNEGGGGTMRKGKYLTNEVQASEKVYLDFHLAVTNAGGHSSLPVKDNAITHLAEGLARLGGWEFPIELNAVTRTYFARSAQVEADQATAADMRAVSQPTPDLAAAARLAARLPYWNSMMRTTCVATRLAGGHANNALPQLATANVNCRILPGASPDAVKATLEKVLADPQITVAFVDDAKPSPPAPLREDMMTSVETLTTAMFPGVVVVPVMSTGATDGLFLRNAGIPTFGIDGTFGDVDDVRMHGRDERVGVKQYFEGLEFQYRLIKSLSR
- a CDS encoding WYL domain-containing protein → MTPLPDEPFAHSLGAFSGRPVAIEIEFDAEVAACVGARDWHRSQEIRTRDNGSIVMRLAVCDDRPLRSWILGFGGAARVVAPVSLARDIYEEFDAGRERYMPRLPFDALPPLRPAPVKMDLEDAQLSFAARLA